A DNA window from Capnocytophaga sp. ARDL2 contains the following coding sequences:
- a CDS encoding type IX secretion system membrane protein PorP/SprF, which translates to MKVSSKINKMLLGVILLGCAQAHSQQDPQYTNYMYNTVNINPAYAGNRGVLSVFGLHRTQWVGLDGAPTTNAFSIHTPIEGSKLGIGLSFVNDRLGVTEENTASIDVSYTVDLNQRGSKLSFGIKGTANFLNVEYSRLKAAHPNDPYLAANIENQFTPNIGAGVYWHNDNTYLGLSVPNFLENNRFDEGVYSSMNQRMHFFLTGGHVFEVNPMLKFKPAFLLKAVEGAPLQADVTGNFLIHDKLVLGAGYRWSAAWSALAGFHLTDELFIGYAYDSETTKLHTYNSGSHEVFLRYELFKKYRRVNSPRFF; encoded by the coding sequence ATGAAAGTATCAAGTAAAATAAACAAGATGCTATTGGGAGTAATCTTGTTGGGGTGTGCACAAGCACACTCCCAACAAGATCCTCAATACACAAATTACATGTACAACACGGTAAATATCAACCCAGCATATGCGGGAAATAGAGGCGTGTTGAGTGTATTTGGGTTACATCGTACCCAATGGGTAGGATTGGATGGTGCCCCTACAACCAATGCATTTTCAATTCACACTCCGATAGAGGGGTCAAAATTGGGTATTGGCTTGAGTTTTGTAAATGACCGTTTGGGGGTTACAGAGGAAAACACAGCTAGTATCGATGTTTCATATACTGTGGATTTAAACCAAAGAGGAAGTAAATTGAGTTTTGGTATCAAAGGAACAGCGAACTTTTTAAACGTAGAATATAGCCGTTTGAAAGCAGCACATCCAAACGATCCGTATTTGGCAGCAAATATTGAGAATCAATTTACACCAAATATCGGAGCCGGAGTTTACTGGCACAACGACAATACGTATTTAGGATTGTCAGTTCCGAACTTTTTGGAGAACAATCGATTTGACGAAGGGGTTTATAGTTCGATGAACCAACGCATGCACTTTTTCCTAACGGGAGGGCATGTTTTTGAAGTAAACCCGATGTTGAAATTCAAGCCTGCCTTTTTGTTAAAAGCAGTAGAAGGAGCACCGTTGCAAGCCGATGTAACAGGAAATTTCTTGATCCACGACAAGTTGGTATTAGGAGCGGGTTACAGATGGAGTGCAGCCTGGAGTGCATTAGCAGGTTTTCATTTGACAGACGAGTTGTTTATAGGATATGCGTATGACTCGGAGACGACGAAATTGCATACCTACAACAGCGGCTCACATGAGGTGTTCTTGCGATATGAATTGTTTAAAAAGTATCGTCGCGTAAATTCGCCACGTTTCTTCTAA
- a CDS encoding OmpA family protein, which produces MYFSTDGRVGLGGLDVFGVKTYADRSFGEVQNLGAPINTNADDFAYYIDYQTKQGFVSSNREGGKGNDDIYSFLEVRPLQLDCLQNLTVVVVDRNTKEEIKDASLTLYDLVYNVEKRGATYNYGAYRFEKDFGCKESYRVKAEKAGYNAAETVAYLPAKSGETKVVIELEPVKIPFKEGDDLFKVLNLNPIYFDLDKHFIRPDAALELAKVLAVMEEYPTMVIDIRSHTDSRASFKYNERLSDRRAKSTREWLISKGIAPSRLTAKGYGEYELTNRCSDGVPCTEEEHQANRRSEFIIISM; this is translated from the coding sequence TTGTACTTTTCAACAGACGGTCGTGTAGGTTTGGGAGGATTGGATGTATTTGGCGTAAAAACGTATGCAGACAGAAGCTTTGGAGAGGTTCAAAACTTAGGAGCACCGATCAACACCAACGCAGATGATTTTGCTTATTACATCGATTATCAAACCAAACAAGGATTTGTGTCATCTAACCGCGAGGGAGGAAAAGGGAATGATGACATTTATAGTTTCTTAGAAGTACGCCCATTACAATTAGATTGTTTACAAAACTTGACTGTAGTGGTAGTAGATAGAAATACCAAAGAAGAGATCAAGGATGCTTCATTGACATTGTACGATTTGGTTTACAATGTAGAAAAGAGAGGAGCGACTTACAACTATGGTGCGTATAGATTTGAGAAGGACTTTGGGTGTAAAGAGAGCTACCGAGTAAAAGCAGAGAAAGCGGGTTACAATGCTGCAGAGACAGTAGCGTATTTACCAGCAAAGAGCGGCGAGACGAAGGTAGTGATCGAGTTAGAGCCAGTAAAGATACCGTTCAAGGAAGGGGACGATTTGTTTAAGGTGTTGAACTTAAATCCGATATACTTTGACTTAGACAAGCACTTTATTCGTCCTGACGCAGCGTTAGAGTTGGCAAAAGTATTGGCAGTAATGGAGGAATATCCGACGATGGTTATCGATATCCGTTCGCATACGGATAGTAGAGCTTCGTTTAAATACAACGAGCGATTATCAGACCGAAGAGCGAAATCGACACGAGAGTGGTTGATTAGCAAAGGGATTGCTCCATCACGTTTGACAGCCAAAGGATATGGAGAATACGAGTTGACTAACAGATGTTCGGACGGTGTACCATGTACGGAAGAAGAACACCAAGCAAACCGTAGATCAGAGTTCATCATCATTAGTATGTAA